From the Leucobacter denitrificans genome, one window contains:
- a CDS encoding fatty acid desaturase family protein, producing MTATLSHTQAFEGLGPIRPTRARTGDYPSIGRAYSKVSEVVRESGLLRRAPWFYLSVGAAIAVALGGAITGFILLGDSWFQLLIAGALGIIFTQIAFLAHEAAHRQILALGPANDRLAVILAGSIGMSYSWWDSKHSRHHANPNRVGKDPDIDVDTISFVEEDAAKSRGFIRAITKYQGWLFFPLLTLEGLNLHKQSFAHLFSRGPVKGRWTELSIIAARFVLLFAPIFYFLPLGMAFAFLGVQFAVFGVYMGASFAPNHKGMPVFAHDAKFDFFTKQVRTSRNIRGGWWATTLMGGLNYQVEHHLFPSMARPHLAKTRAIVREYCEKLDVPYTETSLLRSYAIVIEYLNRVGLAARDPFECPITAEYRRA from the coding sequence ATGACAGCCACACTTTCTCATACCCAAGCTTTCGAGGGCCTCGGCCCGATCCGCCCCACTCGGGCCCGCACGGGCGATTATCCGAGCATCGGTCGCGCGTACTCAAAGGTCTCGGAGGTGGTGCGCGAATCAGGTCTGCTCCGCCGTGCGCCATGGTTCTATCTCAGTGTTGGAGCCGCAATCGCGGTGGCACTCGGCGGCGCGATCACCGGGTTCATTTTGCTTGGCGACAGCTGGTTCCAGCTACTCATCGCGGGTGCGCTCGGGATCATCTTCACGCAGATCGCATTCCTCGCGCACGAGGCCGCGCACCGGCAGATTCTCGCGCTCGGGCCAGCGAACGATCGGCTCGCCGTCATTCTTGCCGGGAGCATCGGCATGAGTTATTCATGGTGGGACTCAAAGCACTCTCGTCACCACGCGAACCCAAATCGCGTTGGCAAAGACCCTGATATCGACGTCGACACCATCTCATTTGTCGAAGAAGATGCGGCCAAGTCGCGCGGATTCATTCGGGCGATCACGAAGTATCAGGGGTGGCTCTTCTTCCCGCTACTCACACTCGAGGGCCTGAACCTGCACAAGCAGAGCTTCGCGCACCTCTTCTCGCGAGGGCCGGTCAAGGGTCGTTGGACGGAGCTCTCCATCATCGCCGCGCGATTCGTGCTGCTGTTTGCGCCGATCTTCTACTTTCTGCCACTGGGCATGGCGTTCGCCTTCCTCGGTGTGCAGTTTGCCGTGTTCGGCGTCTACATGGGCGCTTCGTTTGCCCCGAACCACAAGGGAATGCCGGTGTTCGCGCACGATGCAAAGTTCGACTTCTTCACGAAGCAGGTGCGAACCTCGAGAAACATTCGCGGCGGCTGGTGGGCCACAACGCTCATGGGCGGCCTGAACTACCAGGTGGAGCATCACCTCTTCCCGAGCATGGCGAGGCCGCACCTCGCAAAGACTCGAGCGATTGTACGGGAGTACTGCGAGAAGCTCGACGTGCCCTATACAGAAACGTCGCTGCTGCGTTCCTACGCGATCGTGATCGAATACCTGAACCGGGTCGGGCTCGCGGCCCGGGATCCGTTCGAGTGCCCGATCACCGCCGAGTACCGGCGGGCTTAG
- a CDS encoding diacylglycerol/lipid kinase family protein → MNTTHVGIHVGIVWNPSKAERDALEKALASALDATGESDFEVPEITWHETLEDDPGQRATAAALAAGADLVLAVGGDGTVRAVAEQLANEQRAGDAQRSADLGIIPMGTGNLLARNLGVPLGDLSGAFTLALSGESRPLDLGWAELGTVGGAGGETGGEPGVDTGAATTRYAFAVMAGFGIDAHMITETNDDLKDKAGWLAYIESLGRAVAASDLVEMTASFDGEAPTRLEAHTLLVGNCGMLQGGITLLPDADPSDGELDLLVLSADGVAGWIDTMRNMVWDNGLMRLLKRKDKSEDGLTAESSASADHSRITSLVIELDTPRVFEVDGDDLHETTRIEISVQPAAIRVRA, encoded by the coding sequence ATGAACACAACGCACGTTGGCATCCACGTAGGCATTGTTTGGAACCCATCAAAGGCCGAGCGCGATGCGCTCGAAAAGGCCCTCGCGTCGGCCCTTGACGCGACCGGGGAATCAGATTTCGAGGTTCCCGAGATCACCTGGCACGAGACTCTCGAAGACGATCCGGGGCAGAGGGCCACGGCGGCAGCGTTAGCGGCGGGTGCCGACCTCGTACTCGCCGTCGGCGGCGATGGCACCGTGCGGGCTGTGGCTGAGCAGCTGGCGAACGAGCAGCGGGCCGGCGATGCACAGCGATCCGCCGACCTCGGCATCATCCCAATGGGAACCGGAAACCTACTCGCGCGAAACCTTGGCGTTCCTCTCGGGGATCTTTCCGGAGCCTTCACCCTCGCACTCAGCGGCGAGTCACGACCGCTCGATCTCGGGTGGGCCGAACTCGGAACGGTTGGCGGGGCTGGCGGTGAGACGGGCGGTGAGCCGGGCGTTGATACTGGCGCTGCGACAACCCGATACGCCTTCGCGGTAATGGCAGGCTTCGGCATCGACGCGCACATGATCACCGAGACGAACGATGACCTGAAAGACAAGGCTGGCTGGCTCGCCTATATCGAATCACTCGGGCGGGCCGTCGCGGCGAGCGACCTCGTCGAAATGACTGCTTCGTTCGATGGCGAAGCACCCACCAGGCTCGAGGCCCACACACTCCTTGTCGGCAATTGTGGCATGCTGCAGGGCGGCATCACGCTGCTTCCCGACGCCGATCCATCAGACGGCGAACTTGACTTGCTCGTGTTGAGCGCCGACGGCGTCGCGGGATGGATCGACACCATGCGCAACATGGTGTGGGATAACGGTCTCATGCGGCTGCTCAAGCGCAAGGATAAGTCAGAAGACGGTCTCACTGCTGAAAGCAGTGCGAGTGCGGATCACAGCCGCATCACCTCGCTCGTCATCGAGCTTGATACACCGCGCGTCTTCGAGGTCGACGGGGACGATCTCCACGAGACCACCCGCATCGAGATCAGTGTGCAACCTGCGGCGATCCGCGTGCGAGCTTAA
- a CDS encoding type 1 glutamine amidotransferase domain-containing protein, which yields MSKLSGKRVAVLATNGYEDSELTEPVDALTNNGAEVEIVSTQPGSIKGKNGHTIDVSITSEQANASDYDALVLPGGVVNGDTIRVDEHAVSFTRDFFEQQKPVAAICHGGWILTDADVVRGRKLTSFKSLKTDLRNAGAEWVDEEVVVDNGLVTSRTPDDLPAFNRKLVEEVGEGKHKGQTA from the coding sequence ATGTCAAAACTTTCAGGAAAGCGAGTCGCGGTACTCGCTACGAACGGTTACGAGGATTCGGAACTCACGGAGCCCGTAGATGCGCTCACGAACAATGGCGCGGAGGTTGAGATTGTCTCCACGCAGCCAGGCTCAATTAAGGGCAAGAACGGTCACACCATTGACGTTTCCATCACCTCGGAACAGGCAAACGCGAGCGATTATGATGCCCTCGTGCTGCCGGGTGGCGTCGTGAACGGCGACACGATCCGCGTCGATGAGCACGCGGTGTCATTCACGCGCGACTTCTTCGAGCAGCAGAAGCCGGTCGCGGCGATTTGCCACGGCGGGTGGATCCTCACCGACGCCGACGTCGTACGCGGCAGAAAGCTCACGTCATTCAAGAGCCTCAAAACAGACTTGCGTAATGCTGGAGCCGAATGGGTCGACGAAGAGGTCGTTGTCGATAACGGACTCGTGACGAGCCGCACCCCCGATGATCTTCCGGCGTTCAACAGGAAGCTCGTCGAAGAGGTCGGCGAGGGGAAGCACAAGGGGCAGACGGCTTAA
- a CDS encoding response regulator transcription factor, with protein MIDITPLQIRLTNDYEVVVAGLKAMLAPFSDRIEVVDTEVGGLVGRQQPVDLTLYDTFGRAQSNQDDLAAILADTRSGKVVVYSWNTHEHLVAEALAKGVTGYLSKSLGAPELVDSLVRIAGGAVVVPAGVPDREPVPNPSAPNSPVPNSPAEDIGSWPGKREGLSVREAEVIALITQGYTNPEIADRIYVTVNSLKSYIRSAYRKMGVERRSQAVRWGIAHGMLPPDHQS; from the coding sequence TTGATTGACATCACACCACTGCAAATCCGCCTCACCAACGACTACGAAGTGGTCGTGGCAGGCCTCAAAGCGATGCTCGCGCCATTCTCCGACCGAATCGAGGTGGTCGATACCGAGGTCGGTGGGCTGGTTGGTAGACAACAACCCGTCGACCTCACCCTCTACGACACCTTCGGTCGAGCACAGTCCAACCAAGACGACCTTGCTGCGATCCTGGCCGACACGCGTTCTGGCAAAGTCGTCGTCTACAGCTGGAACACACACGAACACCTCGTCGCGGAGGCCCTCGCAAAAGGGGTCACGGGATATCTGAGCAAGTCGCTGGGCGCACCCGAACTCGTAGACAGCCTTGTGCGCATCGCAGGGGGAGCCGTGGTGGTGCCCGCAGGTGTTCCCGACCGAGAGCCAGTACCGAACCCGTCAGCACCGAACTCACCAGTACCGAACTCGCCGGCAGAGGATATCGGGTCGTGGCCAGGCAAACGCGAGGGCTTGAGCGTGCGCGAGGCAGAAGTGATCGCCCTCATCACGCAGGGATACACGAACCCCGAGATCGCCGACCGCATTTATGTCACGGTGAATTCGTTGAAGTCGTATATCCGATCCGCCTACCGAAAAATGGGGGTCGAGCGCAGATCGCAGGCAGTGCGCTGGGGCATCGCGCACGGAATGTTGCCACCGGACCATCAATCTTAG
- a CDS encoding FAD-dependent oxidoreductase — translation MSFLFDPEPVQLPRPKSLWRMTGPSIASDSHAPRRCDTVVVGAGLTGLVTAVLLARAGQRVTVLESRRIGDGTTGNTTGKLSLLQGTVLSEVRDHAGDDVLQAYAEANREGQAWLLRQLETDGIAVERRPAFTYVRDSEHQELLEEEFEAASVAGVEAEWARTTGLPFETAGAFTLPDQAQLQPLDVLVTLARELRERDGVIVEHCPVRDIDTEGDHLEIETDLGTMTADRCVLATGTPILDRGLFFAKHEPSRAYVSAYRVPYAEIPRGMYLAVGGGAPHSLRTAHDGTGSELLVVGGESHVAGRGSGVNALREIDGWVSAHFPVSERVTWWAAQDYRSHTRVPFAGPLPRGGDRIYTATGFNKWGMTNGVAAGLTIAADMLGGHLEWAMTLREHNLKLPAVRDALAANTQVAAHLASDWADAIGAESRDSDAVRNLEEGRGRVVRDGAKPVAVSRVDGRVCAVSGICTHLGGVLSWNRAERTWDCPLHGSRFAPDGTRLEGPATEDLESFD, via the coding sequence ATGAGTTTCTTGTTTGACCCCGAGCCTGTACAACTGCCACGCCCGAAGTCGCTCTGGCGAATGACCGGCCCGAGCATCGCGTCTGACTCGCACGCACCGCGCAGATGCGACACCGTCGTTGTGGGCGCCGGTCTCACCGGCCTCGTGACCGCGGTGTTGCTCGCTCGCGCGGGCCAGCGGGTCACCGTGCTCGAGTCGAGGCGGATCGGCGACGGCACCACCGGCAACACCACAGGCAAGCTCAGTCTGCTGCAGGGCACCGTACTCTCAGAGGTGCGCGACCACGCCGGAGATGACGTACTGCAGGCGTACGCCGAGGCGAACCGCGAAGGACAAGCCTGGCTACTGCGCCAGCTTGAGACCGACGGAATCGCCGTCGAGCGACGGCCCGCGTTCACATATGTGCGCGATAGTGAGCACCAGGAGTTACTCGAGGAAGAATTCGAAGCGGCGTCTGTTGCGGGCGTCGAGGCCGAGTGGGCTCGTACGACTGGGCTACCGTTTGAGACCGCTGGAGCATTCACCCTGCCAGACCAGGCCCAGTTGCAGCCGCTCGACGTGCTCGTCACGCTCGCGCGAGAGCTGCGTGAGCGTGACGGCGTCATTGTGGAGCACTGCCCGGTTCGGGACATTGACACTGAAGGCGACCACCTCGAAATCGAAACCGACCTCGGAACGATGACCGCAGACCGGTGCGTGCTCGCGACCGGCACGCCGATCCTCGATCGCGGACTCTTCTTCGCAAAGCACGAACCATCGCGCGCGTACGTCTCCGCCTATCGAGTGCCATACGCCGAGATCCCGCGGGGCATGTACCTCGCGGTTGGCGGCGGCGCACCCCACTCCCTCCGCACTGCTCACGACGGCACCGGGAGCGAACTACTCGTCGTCGGGGGAGAGTCACACGTCGCTGGCCGCGGCAGCGGCGTGAACGCCCTGCGCGAGATCGACGGGTGGGTGAGCGCGCACTTTCCCGTTTCCGAGCGAGTCACGTGGTGGGCGGCGCAAGACTATCGAAGCCACACGAGGGTCCCGTTTGCGGGACCTCTGCCGCGCGGCGGCGACCGCATCTACACCGCGACCGGCTTCAACAAGTGGGGCATGACGAACGGCGTCGCCGCGGGTCTCACCATCGCCGCAGACATGCTCGGCGGTCACCTCGAATGGGCGATGACCCTGCGCGAGCACAACCTGAAGCTTCCCGCAGTGCGCGACGCGCTCGCCGCCAACACGCAGGTTGCTGCGCACCTTGCGAGTGACTGGGCCGACGCGATTGGGGCCGAGAGCCGAGACAGTGACGCCGTACGCAACCTCGAAGAGGGACGTGGGCGCGTCGTTCGTGACGGTGCCAAACCAGTCGCAGTCTCGCGAGTCGACGGCAGAGTCTGCGCTGTCTCCGGCATTTGCACGCACCTCGGTGGAGTCCTGAGCTGGAACCGAGCCGAACGCACCTGGGACTGCCCCCTGCACGGCTCACGCTTCGCCCCCGATGGCACGAGGCTCGAGGGGCCCGCAACCGAGGACTTGGAATCGTTTGATTGA
- a CDS encoding CinA family protein, whose amino-acid sequence MVDSALGNDVDRCIERLIAAVRDAGCTVGTAESLTGGQLAAAFSAAPEAGEWYRGGIVAYHPEVKYNLLETPVGPVVTPETAAAMACSTAHMLGANYTVALTGVGGPGPDEGQPPGTVYLATFTAGREPIIEHFRFDGEPVEVMEQTICAALTALAELIEQNT is encoded by the coding sequence GATTCTGCACTCGGCAACGATGTGGATCGGTGCATCGAACGGCTCATTGCAGCGGTCCGTGACGCAGGCTGCACGGTCGGAACCGCGGAGTCGCTCACCGGCGGACAGCTCGCCGCCGCATTCTCCGCCGCACCCGAGGCGGGCGAGTGGTATCGCGGTGGAATCGTCGCGTACCACCCCGAGGTGAAGTACAACCTGCTCGAAACCCCAGTCGGCCCCGTAGTGACACCAGAGACAGCGGCGGCGATGGCCTGCTCGACCGCGCACATGCTCGGCGCCAACTACACCGTCGCGCTTACCGGCGTCGGCGGGCCCGGCCCAGACGAGGGGCAACCTCCCGGAACCGTCTACCTCGCAACCTTCACCGCTGGCCGCGAGCCAATTATCGAGCACTTCAGGTTCGATGGAGAGCCCGTTGAGGTCATGGAACAGACGATCTGCGCGGCGCTCACCGCGCTCGCCGAATTGATCGAGCAGAACACGTAA